One genomic window of [Clostridium] scindens ATCC 35704 includes the following:
- the mobV gene encoding MobV family relaxase — MPYAILRFQKRKAGGVAACERHNERKKEAYKSNPDIDMERSKNNYHLIAPPKYTYKKEINRMVAEAGCRTRKDSVMMVETLITASPEFMNQLPPEEQKAYFQTALDFISERVGKQNILSAVVHMDERTPHMHLCFVPITPDNKLSAKAILGNQKSLSEWQTAYHERMSSRWNQLERGQSSMETKRKHVPTWLYKLGGRLDKQYEEIVSALSDINAFNAGKKRDKALDLLSAWLPDVEKFSKEIGKQQAYIDSLKERIGQESDYAGRMRDEKYEQELKVQKANQKIFELQRTNEQMGRLLSKIPPEVLEELQKNHRSRAKER, encoded by the coding sequence ATGCCTTATGCAATCCTGCGTTTCCAGAAACGAAAAGCGGGCGGCGTTGCGGCTTGTGAACGCCACAACGAGCGGAAGAAAGAAGCCTACAAAAGCAACCCAGATATAGATATGGAACGCTCTAAAAACAATTACCATCTCATAGCACCACCAAAGTACACCTACAAGAAAGAGATTAACCGCATGGTAGCCGAAGCGGGGTGCAGGACAAGGAAAGACAGCGTGATGATGGTGGAAACGCTCATCACAGCTTCACCAGAATTTATGAACCAGTTACCGCCCGAAGAACAAAAAGCGTATTTCCAGACGGCTCTTGACTTCATTTCGGAGCGTGTTGGAAAGCAGAATATCCTCTCCGCTGTCGTCCATATGGACGAGAGAACGCCCCATATGCACCTCTGCTTTGTGCCGATTACGCCAGACAATAAGCTGTCAGCGAAAGCTATCTTAGGCAACCAGAAATCATTATCCGAGTGGCAGACCGCCTACCATGAGCGGATGTCCTCACGGTGGAATCAGCTTGAACGGGGGCAGTCCTCAATGGAAACCAAGCGGAAACACGTCCCCACATGGCTCTATAAATTAGGCGGCAGGCTTGATAAACAGTATGAAGAAATCGTGTCTGCCCTATCCGACATCAACGCCTTTAACGCAGGGAAGAAAAGGGATAAAGCGTTAGATTTACTCTCTGCATGGCTGCCAGACGTGGAGAAATTCTCTAAGGAAATCGGGAAACAGCAGGCGTATATCGACAGTTTGAAAGAGAGAATTGGGCAGGAATCAGACTATGCGGGGCGTATGCGTGATGAAAAGTACGAGCAGGAACTAAAGGTGCAGAAAGCGAATCAGAAGATATTTGAATTGCAGAGAACCAACGAGCAGATGGGGCGG
- a CDS encoding RNA polymerase sigma factor, with amino-acid sequence MAYNHGREDRKWRIWKEAEEKLLRECGVDEATIEQIRMADRADFNSNRRFYRWTNDVAEYLEDMAGRERQAEVGTVAELLEEIESENLYQVLVTVDGRTLKIVLLKMQGYSTKEIAPLVHLTTGAIYARLDHLRKKLRKIL; translated from the coding sequence ATGGCATACAACCACGGACGGGAGGACAGGAAATGGCGTATCTGGAAAGAAGCGGAGGAAAAGCTGCTGCGTGAGTGCGGCGTTGATGAAGCGACCATTGAGCAGATACGCATGGCGGACAGGGCAGACTTCAATTCCAACAGGCGGTTTTACCGATGGACGAATGACGTTGCGGAATATCTTGAGGACATGGCAGGCAGGGAGCGGCAGGCGGAAGTGGGTACGGTTGCGGAGTTACTGGAAGAGATTGAGAGCGAAAATCTCTATCAAGTATTAGTCACGGTGGACGGGCGTACCTTGAAAATCGTCCTGCTGAAAATGCAGGGGTATTCCACAAAGGAGATTGCCCCGCTTGTGCATTTGACGACTGGTGCCATCTATGCGAGGTTAGACCATCTGCGGAAGAAGCTGCGGAAAATTTTATAG
- a CDS encoding sigma-70 family RNA polymerase sigma factor, whose product MKYAPRKVYIRESGGYVELSYTEFCRCRESDQTYMDKLFIPIQGCLLEVVREQYTDFYRDKERWRYLQKLDTKNRLLSLDGFTDSEGNPLDFITDEAVDIAETVVNAVMVDRLKAALPLLSDSEQELIQAIFFDGLSEREVGARLGITQSVVNKRKARILIKLRKIIEN is encoded by the coding sequence GTGAAATATGCACCAAGAAAGGTATATATCAGAGAAAGTGGCGGCTATGTGGAATTATCCTACACGGAGTTCTGCCGTTGCAGGGAATCCGACCAGACCTATATGGACAAGCTGTTTATCCCCATTCAAGGCTGTCTGCTTGAAGTCGTGAGGGAGCAATACACAGACTTCTACCGTGACAAGGAACGGTGGCGTTATCTGCAAAAATTAGATACAAAGAATAGACTGCTATCTCTCGACGGATTTACGGACAGCGAGGGGAATCCTCTGGACTTTATCACTGATGAAGCGGTGGACATTGCAGAAACCGTTGTCAATGCGGTCATGGTGGACAGGCTGAAAGCCGCCCTGCCTTTGCTGTCGGATAGTGAACAGGAGCTGATACAGGCAATCTTTTTTGACGGACTTTCCGAGCGTGAAGTCGGGGCGAGGTTGGGCATAACCCAGAGCGTTGTAAACAAACGCAAAGCCAGAATCCTAATAAAACTAAGAAAGATAATAGAAAATTAA
- a CDS encoding cysteine-rich KTR domain-containing protein: MMKCEWILCPVCGSKTRNKIRKDTVLENYPLYCPKCRQERLIKVDNLKITVIKEPDA; the protein is encoded by the coding sequence ATGATGAAATGCGAATGGATATTGTGTCCTGTTTGTGGGAGCAAAACCCGTAATAAAATTAGGAAGGACACTGTTTTGGAGAATTATCCCCTTTATTGTCCAAAATGCAGACAAGAAAGATTGATTAAAGTTGACAACTTGAAGATAACTGTCATCAAAGAGCCAGACGCTTAA
- the tet(O) gene encoding tetracycline resistance ribosomal protection protein Tet(O), translated as MKIINLGILAHVDAGKTTLTESLLYTSGAIAELGSVDEGTTRTDTMNLERQRGITIQTAVTSFQWEDVKVNIIDTPGHMDFLAEVYRSLSVLDGAVLLVSAKDGIQAQTRILFHALQIMKIPTIFFINKIDQEGIDLPMVYREMKAKLSSEIIVKQKVGQHPHINVTDNDDMEQWDAVIMGNDELLEKYMSGKPFKMSELEQEENRRFQNGTLFPVYHGSAKNNLGIRQLIEVIASKFYSSTPEGQSELCGQVFKIEYSEKRRRFVYVRIYSGTLHLRDVIRISEKEKIKITEMCVPTNGELYSSDTACSGDIVILPNDVLQLNSILGNEILLPQRKFIENPLPMLQTTIAVKKSEQREILLGALTEISDGDPLLKYYVDTTTHEIILSFLGNVQMEVICAILEEKYHVEAEIKEPTVIYMERPLRKAEYTIHIEVPPNPFWASVGLSIEPLPIGSGVQYESRVSLGYLNQSFQNAVMEGVLYGCEQGLYGWKVTDCKICFEYGLYYSPVSTPADFRLLSPIVLEQALKKAGTELLEPYLHFEIYAPQEYLSRAYHDAPRYCADIVSTQIKNDEVILKGEIPARCIQEYRNDLTYFTNGQGVCLTELKGYQPAIGKFICQPRRPNSRIDKVRHMFHKLA; from the coding sequence ATGAAAATAATTAACTTAGGCATTCTGGCTCACGTTGACGCAGGAAAGACAACATTAACGGAAAGTTTATTGTATACCAGTGGTGCAATTGCAGAACTAGGGAGCGTAGATGAAGGCACAACAAGGACAGATACAATGAATTTGGAGCGTCAAAGGGGAATCACTATCCAGACAGCAGTGACATCTTTTCAGTGGGAGGATGTAAAAGTCAACATTATAGATACGCCAGGCCATATGGATTTTTTGGCGGAAGTATACCGTTCTTTATCCGTATTAGACGGAGCAGTATTATTAGTTTCTGCAAAGGATGGCATACAGGCACAGACCCGTATACTGTTTCATGCACTACAGATAATGAAGATTCCGACAATTTTTTTCATCAATAAAATTGACCAAGAGGGGATTGATTTGCCAATGGTATATCGGGAAATGAAAGCAAAGCTTTCTTCGGAAATTATAGTGAAGCAAAAGGTTGGGCAGCATCCCCATATAAATGTAACGGACAATGACGATATGGAACAGTGGGATGCGGTAATTATGGGAAACGATGAACTATTAGAGAAATATATGTCAGGGAAACCGTTTAAAATGTCAGAACTGGAACAGGAAGAAAACAGGAGATTCCAAAACGGAACGTTATTTCCCGTTTATCACGGAAGCGCTAAAAACAATCTGGGGATTCGGCAGCTTATAGAAGTAATTGCCAGTAAATTTTATTCATCAACGCCTGAAGGTCAATCTGAACTATGCGGGCAGGTTTTTAAGATTGAATATTCAGAGAAAAGGCGGCGTTTTGTTTATGTGCGTATATATAGCGGAACATTGCATTTGAGGGATGTTATTAGAATATCTGAAAAAGAGAAAATAAAAATCACAGAGATGTGTGTTCCGACAAACGGTGAATTATATTCATCCGATACAGCCTGCTCTGGTGATATTGTAATTTTACCAAATGATGTTTTGCAGCTAAACAGTATTTTGGGGAACGAAATACTGTTGCCGCAGAGAAAATTTATTGAAAATCCTCTCCCTATGCTCCAAACAACGATTGCAGTAAAGAAATCTGAACAGCGGGAAATATTGCTTGGGGCACTTACAGAAATTTCAGATGGCGACCCTCTTTTAAAATATTATGTGGATACTACAACGCATGAGATTATACTTTCTTTTTTGGGGAATGTGCAGATGGAAGTCATTTGTGCCATCCTTGAGGAAAAATATCATGTGGAGGCAGAAATAAAAGAGCCTACTGTTATATATATGGAAAGACCGCTTAGAAAAGCAGAATATACCATCCACATAGAAGTCCCGCCAAATCCTTTCTGGGCTTCTGTCGGGTTGTCCATAGAGCCGCTCCCTATTGGAAGCGGAGTGCAGTATGAAAGCAGAGTTTCACTTGGATATTTAAATCAATCGTTCCAAAATGCGGTTATGGAGGGGGTTCTTTATGGCTGCGAGCAGGGGCTGTATGGATGGAAAGTGACAGACTGTAAAATCTGTTTTGAATATGGATTGTATTATAGTCCTGTAAGTACCCCCGCAGACTTTCGGCTGCTTTCCCCTATCGTATTGGAGCAGGCTTTAAAAAAAGCAGGGACAGAACTATTAGAGCCATATCTCCACTTTGAAATTTATGCACCGCAGGAATATCTCTCACGGGCGTATCATGATGCTCCAAGGTATTGTGCAGATATTGTAAGTACTCAGATAAAGAATGACGAGGTCATTCTGAAAGGAGAAATCCCTGCTAGATGTATTCAAGAATACAGGAACGATTTAACTTATTTCACAAATGGGCAGGGAGTCTGCTTGACAGAGTTAAAAGGATACCAGCCAGCTATTGGTAAATTTATTTGCCAACCCCGCCGCCCGAATAGCCGTATAGATAAGGTTCGGCATATGTTCCACAAGTTAGCTTAA
- a CDS encoding TnpV protein, with protein sequence MAKSLFEELGGKYERQGDYLIPCLTVPAEEEQAIGIWGQRHLDYLKQYRKVTYTNLLTSGRLNAYLADINRQAQERFERLIEGMKQAQGITEQLKAENALEWTGCLNNIRACAREIVEKEIIFA encoded by the coding sequence ATGGCAAAATCATTATTTGAGGAACTGGGCGGCAAATACGAAAGGCAAGGGGATTATTTGATACCGTGCTTAACTGTACCCGCCGAAGAAGAACAGGCAATAGGCATCTGGGGGCAACGGCATTTAGATTATCTAAAACAGTACCGTAAAGTTACATACACCAATCTTCTTACAAGCGGCAGGCTAAACGCCTACCTTGCCGACATCAACAGACAGGCACAGGAACGCTTTGAAAGGCTCATAGAGGGTATGAAACAGGCACAGGGCATAACGGAACAGCTAAAGGCAGAAAACGCCTTAGAATGGACAGGATGCCTCAATAACATAAGGGCTTGTGCGAGGGAGATTGTGGAAAAGGAAATTATTTTTGCATAA